One genomic segment of Candidatus Methylomirabilota bacterium includes these proteins:
- a CDS encoding extracellular solute-binding protein: MESTAGLSRRQFLATTGAALAGAAVGAPALVRAQGREIVVGGPGGMANVLRDEVIPSFEKKHNCKVLYEGSRSLINLQKLETNRQAPKLSVVLMDEDIMLRAAEEDLIARVSPADVPMLSKILPQAIRKDGLWINYKTPRGAIAYNSKALPGGVPTWAELWEAKYRKKVLLPHMGLTSAVNVLTVAAHLATGKPLREAQYDL, translated from the coding sequence ATGGAATCCACTGCCGGGCTGTCGCGTCGTCAGTTTCTCGCCACGACCGGTGCCGCGCTCGCCGGCGCCGCCGTGGGCGCGCCCGCGCTCGTTCGCGCGCAGGGCCGGGAGATCGTGGTCGGCGGGCCCGGCGGCATGGCCAATGTGCTGCGCGACGAGGTGATCCCGTCCTTCGAGAAGAAGCACAACTGCAAGGTCCTGTACGAGGGCTCGCGGTCGCTCATCAACCTGCAGAAGCTGGAGACGAACCGGCAGGCGCCGAAGCTCTCGGTGGTCCTCATGGACGAGGACATCATGCTGCGGGCCGCCGAGGAGGACCTGATCGCCCGGGTCAGCCCGGCCGACGTGCCGATGCTGTCGAAGATCCTGCCCCAAGCCATCCGCAAGGACGGCCTGTGGATCAACTACAAGACGCCCCGGGGGGCGATCGCCTACAACAGCAAGGCCCTGCCGGGCGGCGTGCCGACCTGGGCGGAGCTGTGGGAGGCGAAGTACCGGAAGAAGGTCCTGCTCCCCCACATGGGGCTGACCAGCGCGGTCAACGTCCTGACGGTGGCGGCCCACCTCGCGACCGGCAAGCCGCTCCGGGAGGCGCAGTACGATCT
- a CDS encoding DUF86 domain-containing protein, with amino-acid sequence MVLRPEAIRERLLKLEEVISRLEELGRLDPVAVRTNFRDAWAVERGLQLAAEVVFDVGNHILSGHFGVSAQDYEDIIAQLGAHGVLEPALRDRLKGLGGFRNVLVHGYLRVDPDRVAEYLATAPTRFADFARAVRAWLARATG; translated from the coding sequence GTGGTTCTTAGACCGGAGGCGATCCGCGAGCGACTCCTGAAGCTCGAGGAGGTGATCTCACGGCTGGAGGAGCTGGGGAGGCTCGATCCCGTGGCCGTCCGCACCAATTTCCGCGATGCCTGGGCAGTCGAGCGGGGCCTGCAGCTCGCCGCCGAGGTCGTCTTCGACGTGGGGAATCACATCCTGAGCGGCCACTTCGGCGTGAGCGCGCAGGACTACGAAGACATCATCGCCCAGCTCGGGGCTCACGGCGTCCTCGAGCCGGCGCTTCGCGATCGGCTGAAGGGGCTCGGCGGCTTCCGCAACGTCCTGGTGCATGGCTACCTGCGGGTGGACCCCGACCGGGTGGCCGAATACCTGGCGACGGCGCCCACACGCTTCGCCGACTTCGCGCGGGCGGTACGCGCCTGGTTGGCGAGAGCGACCGGGTGA
- a CDS encoding nucleotidyltransferase domain-containing protein: MTEPERADDTLNVMEPRANLSPNDARRCAERAAAHLSEDPRVQLVYLFGSAMDPDRRVVRDIDLAVLTDPALSLDELTKRQADLALATGAAIDLVSLNDASVVLAHEVVESGRCLYARSADIEADFVTRTRARYWDFMPYREQQWRLAGERLTERPRGS, encoded by the coding sequence GTGACGGAGCCGGAACGGGCCGATGATACGCTGAACGTCATGGAGCCAAGAGCGAACCTGTCGCCGAATGACGCCCGCCGGTGTGCCGAGCGAGCCGCGGCCCATTTGAGCGAGGACCCGCGAGTCCAGCTCGTCTACCTGTTCGGCTCGGCGATGGACCCGGATCGGCGCGTCGTGCGCGACATCGATCTGGCCGTACTGACCGATCCGGCGCTCTCCCTCGACGAGTTGACCAAGCGGCAGGCGGATCTGGCGCTCGCGACCGGCGCGGCGATCGACCTCGTCTCGCTCAACGACGCCTCCGTCGTGTTGGCGCATGAGGTGGTAGAGAGCGGCCGGTGCCTGTACGCGAGAAGCGCCGACATAGAGGCAGACTTCGTCACCCGGACCCGCGCCCGGTACTGGGACTTCATGCCGTATCGCGAGCAGCAGTGGCGGCTGGCCGGCGAGCGTCTCACGGAGCGCCCGCGTGGTTCTTAG